The following are from one region of the Biomphalaria glabrata chromosome 12, xgBioGlab47.1, whole genome shotgun sequence genome:
- the LOC106070264 gene encoding uncharacterized protein LOC106070264, whose product MFLRGLLLLCLVEIAVIASAAHLFRRQATPKVVEFCKGSKSILVDIDEQTSGVVRSNNYSISDYKNYTKCNIVFKTQTKPLVISVTFSSFDVEFQNTSCSYDKLCLNNVNYCGNWTTGRTFDFPVPANSTWTLNFVTDLQTSNRGFELLVSAKSYNGSNITFPYAGVGSELAKVRFATYNSSSLGNYTDKCKKAIEADLAYYLFKAPNATSSPWINTTTTTVRPVNTNVSASNNTTVKPLNATAAPVNTTTAPVNTTTVKPLNTTIAPVNTTTVKPLNTTTAPVNTTTAKPLNTTTAPVNTTTAPVNTTTVKPLNTTTAPVNTTIAPVNTTTVKPLNTTTAPVNTTTVKPLNTTTAPVNTTIAPVNTTTVKPLNTTTAPVNTTTVKPLNTTTAPVNTTIAPVNTTTVKPLNTTTAPVNTTIAPVNTTTVKPLNTTTAPVNTTTTKSPTNATQAVGKRQVFSSSTRWPSFSPLRPLPTYRPRITPTRYYKKPRYPSKK is encoded by the exons ATGTTTCTTAGGGGCCTCCTGCTCTTGTGTTTGGTGGAGATAGCTGTCATCGCCAGTGCTGCACATCTCTTCAGAAGACAG GCCACGCCCAAGGTTGTGGAGTTTTGCAAAGGTTCCAAATCTATCTTAGTGGACATTGACGAGCAGACCTCTGGAGTCGTACGTAGCAACAACTACAGCATCAGCGACTACAAGAACTACACTAAATGCAACATCGTATTTAAAACTCAAACCAAACCTTTGGTCATTAGCGTCACATTTAG TTCTTTTGACGTTGAGTTCCAGAATACTTCCTGTTCGTACGACAAACTCTGTCTGAACAATGTCAACTATTGTGGCAACTGGACGACTGGAAGGACATTTGATTTTCCGGTGCCTGCTAACAGCACTTGGACATTAAACTTTGTGACAGATTTACAAACTTCGAATCGTGGTTTTgaa CTTCTTGTGTCCGCGAAATCTTACAATGGCTCCAACATCACGTTTCCTTACGCTGGCGTAGGCTCTGAATTAGCCAAGGTCAGATTCGCAACTTATAACTCTTCCAGCCTGGGCAACTACACTGATAAGTGTAAGAAGGCGATTGAAGCCGATTTAGCTTACTACTTATTTAAAGCCCCGAACGCCACCTCCTCACCATGGATCAACACAACAACTACCACTGTTCGTCCGGTGAATACCAATGTCTCAGCTAGCAACAACACTACAGTTAAGCCTTTAAACGCTACAGCTGCCCCTGTTAATACTACAACTGCCCCCGTCAACACCACCACTGTCAAACCTTTAAATACTACAATTGCTCCAGTCAACACCACCACTGTCAAACCTTTAAATACTACAACTGCCCCCGTCAACACCACCACTGCCAAACCTTTGAACACTACAACTGCCCCAGTCAACACTACAACTGCCCCAGTCAACACCACCACTGTCAAGCCATTAAACACTACAACTGCCCCAGTCAACACTACAATTGCTCCAGTCAACACCACCACTGTCAAACCTTTGAACACTACAACTGCCCCAGTCAATACCACCACTGTCAAACCTTTGAACACTACAACTGCCCCAGTCAACACTACAATTGCTCCAGTCAACACCACAACTGTCAAACCTTTGAACACTACAACTGCCCCAGTCAACACCACCACTGTCAAACCTTTGAACACTACAACTGCCCCAGTCAACACTACAATTGCTCCAGTCAACACCACCACTGTCAAACCTTTGAACACTACAACTGCCCCAGTCAACACTACAATTGCTCCAGTCAACACCACCACTGTCAAACCTTTGAACACTACAACTGCCCCAGTCAACACAACTACCACAAAATCACCCACCAACGCAACACAAGCTGTGGGTAAGCGTCAGGTCTTCTCTTCCAGCACACGTTGGCCAAGCTTCAGTCCATTAAGACCCTTGCCAACCTACAGGCCAAGAATCACCCCCACAAGATATTACAAGAAACCAAGATATccatcaaaaaaataa